TGAAGATTTCATCAACACTCCTTTCATCATGTTATGCCATTCATATTGAGTAGAGCAGAACACATGTATACTAGCGAATGCATCATCAGACAGTACTAAACAACgttataaaaaaataattgtttttgGTTTGCCATCCGATTTCGTCATTTAGTTTGTCAACATTCAACCTCCGATCATGGCTTCTCAAGCTATTCAAAATACAATCGATGTGCCCAGGCCCCAGATGTCTATCATGCCAGGTTACTGATGTTCCTGGCAGCCCTTAGTGCAGATTTCATGGCAGTCTCGATCCAAGCGTGAGGTAGGGCCGTGTGCTCCCCAGCAAAGTGGACCCTGCTCTCATTCCTGAACAGGTCCGCGGCGTAGTCCGTCTGCTGGTAAGGGGTGTAAATGGCAAAAGCCCCCAGACTGAAGGGATCCAGCCCCCACTTCTTCACCAACCCCCCAGTGCAGAGAGGACGTATAGCCTCTCCATGGATCTTTACCAGGTCATCCAGCACCAAGGCCTTCAGCTCATCTTCGCTCACCCCCTGGAACAGAGTGGAGTCATCTGAACAGGTGTAGGACGCCAGGAGAGCCCCCCCAGCCGTGCCTGGGAAGCTGTGGCTAGGGTAGTAGATGAAACGAGAGGGGAGATCCGTGATGCTCTTCCCCCCTTTGATGCCCTCCTTTTCCCAGAATCTCTCGCTGAAGCTGAGGACCACCTTGGTGGAGCTGGCGTAGTGCACGGACCGCAGGGCCTCCATCTTCTGGGGTGACAGCCGGGGTTGGAAGTCCATGAAGAGGGTGGCCTTCGCTGTAGCTGTCACCAGGGCATAGTCTACTGTGAGGTTGGTCAGGGAGGATGGATTGCGCCAGTTCTGGTAGGCTACGGTCACGTTGCTGCTGGTTTGACTGATGAGTCGGACCTTGGAGTTGAGAAGGATGGTGCAGTTGAGGCCCTGGTAAAATGCCCTTGGTAAATGGTCAAACCCATCAGTGATCTCGTAATAGCTGAAAAACAGAGAACATtacactactttaatacactactAACAAACACTAGATATAGGGCGGGGTGTCTAATTTGATTATATGTGCATAGTGGTGTGCTTACACGGTGTTGTCGTTAATATCCGACTGAATATACAGCATCTCAGTAAGTGATGCGTAGAAGAGGCTGTTCTCATTCAGGATATCTCCAATCATGCGCAGGGCACCACGACTCAGGTTCCCCTCCTTCACTAGATACTCCTGTCAGAAAACAACAATCATTAAAATGGCTGAATAAAGATATATAAAAACATATTCATTCCCATTTCTAGTAAGGAAAGTGGCAAAGTGCATACCAATTTAGCCTCTGACAATAATCATGGATCTTGTCTGATGGTTATCTATAAGCAACCAAGTGTTTTCTTACCTTGACTGAGTACGAGTCATATTTTCTCAACGTGGCCTCGCAGCCAGCTGTCTTCAAATCATCCCTTATCTACAACAAATAATTTGTATGACTTATTTGTTTTAACTGTGTTATgtgacacatactgtacatgtatatAACATTTAACATTACACAGTGTTCCACCACAGGAGTCTAATGCTGTGTTTGGAGCCCCCCTCCCTTTGCACACACCTTCCACAGGGCCAAGTCGAAGAGCTGACCAGCCGATTTTCCCCTTTCCTTGTCAGTCAAGGGATAGTTCAGCACGTCTGGGTTCTCTTTAACTCTATATGTTTTCTGCAGCAACCCGTTCACATGGTAATATGTGTTGATGTCATCCTGGATAAATTGATTCAGTCCAAGGCCCATTTTTGATGTAAATGATAAAAGAATTCTGTTGAATTAAAAATGCCATAGTTAACTTTGTATTGATGGTTAAAGTAAACACTTGCTATCATTCTCATGCAACTCTATAGGATATGCATCAGTATCAAATAATGATTAATTTGAGATAGGATGCTTGACCTCTTTTCAACAATAACATATGAAGATAGGGGATAAGAGGTAGCTACCTATTTCATGTGGTAGGACAATAGGCCTTACTCACTTGTGAAAGCTAGGGATCCTCATAGCACCCAGCTCTGCATACCATCCTTCTCTTCTATTTCTGTAGGTCTCCACCCGTCCTCCAATTCGACCACTCGCCTCTATTAAAGTCACCTTGTTCAAAAAAACAAAAGATATCAGTTTCCCCCTTTTGCACTGTAGGCCTATTATTAGTCATAACCAGATAATTACAATACTGACACTAAATTCCTTTCTGAGTATGTCAATCATATGTAAATTAGCATATGTCAATGTAATTAATTGTGTTGACATTGACACAGTAAATGTTATGAAAGATACTGTACCTTGTGCCCTGCGTCCTCCAGAAACTTTGCTGCAGTCAGTCCAGCAATACCACCACCGATGATGGCAATATGATGAGGTGTCTTTGTGAAGGGAAGACCTCTGTCCACAATTTCAAGGAGTTCGGCATAGTCTGAATCTTGCAGGCACTCAAAAAGAGGATCCTCAATGTATCCATTGACACTGAAAACTATGATCACAACTATAGCGACAGGAACTGGAAAAGAGCAAAAGTAAATGTTTTATAGGCCTGCAGGCTTACAATATAAAAatcatgtaaaaatatatatttttaaaatgctACAGAGGGATATATTATTCAAGTAGATGCAACATACATTAATGACATGCAGTCTGTGAGGCTATTCTTGTTTTCACACCAAAATCACAAAACTATATCTAGAATGACTTTAAGAATGTTCCTGAACAACATCTCCTTCTCTACTTTCCAATAAGTTGTTGGAATTCAACAAAAAGTTTTCACAAAAGTAGAAGTTATTGTTTTGCAATTAGACATAGATTATCAAATGTTTTATTGTATTTTCATTGCCCCATAAGGTGATGCAGTACTTGTTATTTTGACAGTAGGCTCAATGTATTTCTGGACTCCCTGAAACAATGCATTTTTACAAATTCttcaaataaacaaaaatataggCTATGAACTTTGACCACAAGTCAATTTGTCATTATAACTAAGCTAAAGTCAGATGTGTTGAAGAAAAAGGAAATACTTACAATATTTGCACAATGCCACAAAGGGTATCATATTGACTCCTAAACCCAGAGTCCTTGCCTTCCCTTTTCTAGTGATGCTGACGCCCACCGGAGAAATGGAAACCTAAAGCGAAACATGGAGTCATGTAGCCTAGATAATGTGATTGACTTTGTTTTACTAAATTAAATTAATATTATGAACGTTATACAATATCGaactcccccaccccaccccaccccaccaataTCAAGTTACACATTTGTTTTCGTTGCGAATTAAATTAAGAACATTAATTTGCGAATCATGCATATCATAACGACTTACCTTTAAACAACTATTCATATATGTATAAGTCTTAGGCATACACACTTAAACTGAGATACAGGTAGGCTATCTTCATGGGATACCACTCACCTTCATCAATGGTAACTTCTCAAAAGCGATATGCATGAATGAAACAAATATCTCTGAGCTATATAGCTTAGCTATATTACTTAGCCTAAATCTTTTCTAGGATTCTTACAAGTTGGCGTCTTACCATGAATGACTAGACTGGAATCACACATGTTATGTGTGAAATTGCACCCAacgtattttaatgagggacctATGTGGGCTTCTGAGGTCGGAAAGAAATATTTTCCCACACCGGCTCGAGATTCAACCACACTGAACAAATTAGATTAGTGAGGTTTACTATTCACCAGCATACCTCATTTCCCCCTTCCCACCAACATAATATATGTTTTATAGTGCATTTTAGTGTCACCTGAAGTGCACCTTGCCTTACCTAACCTGAGATAGAGAAATTGTATTTTAAGATTCGAAGATAAGATTCTATAGTGAATTATATTTAATTGGATACATACATTGAAGGTTAGGTTAAATAAATCAGAACGTCTACTCACCTTAATGTGATGTCAAATGATAAGCCCGTCTTCTTTTATAGTGAAGGAGGAGCGCAATCGAAAGCAAACGCAAAGGTTTCAAAAGGGTTACATCATTGGAATTCCTTTATTTCCGTAAATTGAGAATTGGATACATATCAAGAGGGGCTTGATAAGCCTTTTATATGATGTGATGTAAACAGTCAGCAACATATTAACTGTGATAATGCAATGAATGTGCTCCACAATGCACCTTTCACCATGCATAATAACTTGATTGATATGTGTTTTTTATATTACTCTTTATAACAAAAAATGTTaatgataaacaacaacaaaaaacaagacAAACAAATCTCCCCAAATGTTTTGTACTTCCTTGACTCCATTAATGTTGTATcccaatggcaccatattccctacattgCCCTATGagtcctgttcaaaagtagtgtactacaaaGGGAAAAGTGTGTCATTTGGGATGAACAACTTTGACATTCACCTGGCTTTTATTCTATTGGGTGTTGTAGACAGATTGGTATTTGAGCttgtttaaagctagaatccttaattgaaacaataccAAAGCGGACACCCTGCCTCTGTTTTAGTAAAAAGCTGAgcgatgggcctggagaaatataaccactctcaaatgtattaagatcactttattggtcaattgcacacaaggtccaactgaaatttaattaatttgcaaataatttctaAGGTgcatatacactcttagaaaaaaaggagcTATCTAGAAActaaagggttatttggctgggGGGGGCTGCTACAGTGGGCCCCCGGGGAGATGTtgttgccttgctcaagggcataacggcaggcaatggcatctaggatttgataccagcaaccttccagttgccagctcacttcccgcCAAATTTTTCCCGTCGGTGTGGATGCAAGGACCGACCATCCATTAtataaaaattatagttttaaccacgttttgaggctatacagggtttgtttacattttagtcatttagcagacactcttatccagagcgacttacagttagtgagtgcatacattatttttttcatactggcccccgtgggaatcgaacccacaaccctggcgttgcaaacgccatgctctaccaactgagctacatccctgccggccattcccttccctaccttggacgacactgggccaattgtgcgccgccccatgggtctcctggccgcggccggctacgacagagcctggatacgaaccaggatctctagtggcacagctagcactgcgatgcagtgccttagaccactgcgccactctggaggtttttacattgtttacaaacattccagtaaaacaagcttatatttggggttctgatggggtacgacaattTAACTAAGcgcatgaggcatttataaattatattcttcaagaatcaatgggctTTTATTATTAATTTCTAAGTCCACAAATTGATGTAGCCTTTAAGGATTGTAGGTTTAAGCATTTCCCACGCTACATTGTGCCACGTTGATGTTCTTTGTGGCATCTTTTTTAAGGTCATCTGAGCAGCCGATGAACCACTAGAATAGTTTCTTTCAACAGCGGAAGTAGAGCCACATgagtcaaatcaaatgtatttgtcacatacacagtttacagcaggtataaaaggtgcagtgaaatgcttatgtgctAGCTCCCTCAACATTGCAGTACATTTATCAATAATCAATAATAACAATGAAAAGAGTCAGGTCAAAAATAACATGTAGTAGAAGTAATATAAGAGGTAGTATGcgtagtaataatggactgtatttaCAAATATAAATTGGGTAGTGGAATCAATAGTAGATATTAGAACAGCATCGTTGACTGAATGTGTGAGTTTGAGTGCATGTGTTTATGATGGGTGTTTGTGTGTAAATTTGTGTGCCGTCAGTGCAAATAATTTCTAAGGTgcatatacactcttagaaaaaaaggaccTATCTAGAAacgaaagggttatttggctgggGGGGGGCTGCTACAGTGGGCCCCCGGGGAGATGTtgttgccttgctcaagggcataacggcaggcaatggcatctaggatttgataccagcaaccttccagttgccagctcacttcccgcCAAATTTTTCCCGTCGGTGTGGATGCAAGGACCGACCATCCATTAtataaaaattatagttttaaccacgttttgaggctatacagggtttgtttacattttagtcatttagcagacactcttatccagagcgacttacagttagtgagtgcatacattatttttttcatactggccccccgtgggaatcgaacccacaaccctggcgttgcaaacgccatgctctaccaactgagctacatccctgccggccattccctt
The DNA window shown above is from Coregonus clupeaformis isolate EN_2021a chromosome 6, ASM2061545v1, whole genome shotgun sequence and carries:
- the LOC121567622 gene encoding L-amino-acid oxidase encodes the protein MIPFVALCKYFPVAIVVIIVFSVNGYIEDPLFECLQDSDYAELLEIVDRGLPFTKTPHHIAIIGGGIAGLTAAKFLEDAGHKVTLIEASGRIGGRVETYRNRREGWYAELGAMRIPSFHKILLSFTSKMGLGLNQFIQDDINTYYHVNGLLQKTYRVKENPDVLNYPLTDKERGKSAGQLFDLALWKIRDDLKTAGCEATLRKYDSYSVKEYLVKEGNLSRGALRMIGDILNENSLFYASLTEMLYIQSDINDNTVYYEITDGFDHLPRAFYQGLNCTILLNSKVRLISQTSSNVTVAYQNWRNPSSLTNLTVDYALVTATAKATLFMDFQPRLSPQKMEALRSVHYASSTKVVLSFSERFWEKEGIKGGKSITDLPSRFIYYPSHSFPGTAGGALLASYTCSDDSTLFQGVSEDELKALVLDDLVKIHGEAIRPLCTGGLVKKWGLDPFSLGAFAIYTPYQQTDYAADLFRNESRVHFAGEHTALPHAWIETAMKSALRAARNISNLA